The Yamadazyma tenuis chromosome 2, complete sequence sequence CCGCCAATGTTtctaccaccaagttgcCCCAGTTTCCCGAATTGGAGGAAAAaacccaccaccactaccTTCACCCCAACGTCAACAACGCCTCCAAAAGAGGactcttcaagaagaagttcaagctCCAAGGAGGTGATAAGATTGATCTCAGTGGCCTCGACTTTGATGTCACTGACCCGTTGTCCACTCCATCTTCGTCAAGGCCCGTCACCCCTCTACACCACCAGTCCCAGCCGGTTCAGTTAAAGACTACCATGAGAAAGGCCCAAAGAAAGGGTAAGATGTTTAATGAAGACAAACCATGGAAACACCATACTGACTTGTCCTACATCAGCGAAAATGAGAGGAAGCGATATGAGGGCCTTTGGGCCAGTAACAAAGGACTTTATTTGACCAAAGTggtcaccaagttgaaaggTGTGTGCTACGATTCCAACGACAATATCAACGAGCAGAAGCCCGAACAGCAAGATGCGTCCATGAGGGCTGCCAAGTTATCGTCGTCGCACAACATGAAAGCCAACGAAAAAGATGGATTCAACCATTACCacaacttggacaaggcCGAGACCGACCAGCTCATTGCGggagtggtggtgaagCGTATCTGGACGCGGAGTAAACTCCCGGATGAGACTTTGGAACTGGTGTGGGATTTGGTAGATTATAGACATGACGGGACCCTAAACAAGCAGGAGTTTCTCGTGGGAATGTGGCTCGTGGACCAGTGCTTATACGGGCGGAAACTCCCGAAGAAAGTGGACCAGGAGATCTGGGCCAGTCTTGAGAGTATCGGACTCAACATTGTGATCCGTAAGAAGGGCAAACGATAGGTGTTTGTACGTGTATAGTTATAATGATATAGAGCATaagttttttttgcagTCGCGCGGCACACGACCGCAGCCTCCAGGCGCGCATGTCGCAGCCGTCCTGATCTCCAGAATCCCTGTGCCAAAAGATTCCGGTTTCGCGAGACATCAACCAAAGCACCATGAATTTGATGGATATGCTCAGCAGCGACGGTCCAGACCCGATGTACCAGGATGACCAAGCCATGGACACACTCTTGGATGAGCCTGTACTGGATAGTGCTCCTCCAGGTCCAGGCGTCCATCAGCCCCCCAATGGAGTGTACTATTTTCCCACCATCTTGACCAACGTACAGAAAGATATCATCGAGATATGCTTGAAACTTTTCGAACCTGAGTTGTTGGCCGACATGTTCCGCAAACTGCAGAAGACAAAGATCCATAGTTTGCTCGGCAGTGACGGCGACAGCGAGGCTGAGGAgggagttgatgatggaaGTGAAAATGGCGTGAGGTCGATGTCTTTTGACGAGAAACTTGAATTTATCTTTGACCAGATCCAGACTGCCACAAAGCACCCATCCTTACTCGTGGAGCACTTTTTgcccaagaagttgttgttgcgGGAAATCAGTGAACGGTTCGTGAATATGTCCGGGAAttatcttcttttcaaccGATTAGTGGACTCTCTATTGGCCCGATTCTTCCTGAGCGTTAAGCTTTCTCAAATGGCCGTGTATAAtgttttggtggtggctgAGAGTgtcaaggagttggagttgatcgAGGGCTTGGTCATTGGCAAGGAGTTGTACTATAATAACGTCAGCACCATGAAATTGTATGATGACAACAGAGGATACCCTCCTCACTTCAACAGGGAAAAACCGGCCACGGTTCTGCCTGATGGAGAGTACAGCCGAAAGAAAGCCCGAAAGAGTTCCACCAGAGGAGGCATGCACAAACCAATATTGTGTCTTCATCTCATCACCACTCTGCAATTGTACAATAACTACACGGCCATATTAGACCCGGAGTTgctgttcaagttgatcttctcATTCGATACAAACTTGGACAGCAAGTGTCCGAGCATCGAGATGATCCGAAATCAGAACGAAAATGTGTATGAGACAAGTCCTGTTCAGATCCCGTTGGTTATCCCAGTTCCAGTGTACTCTCTCACTCACATACAAACGGTTATACCGAAGCCCGACGTCAATGCATTCAACCTCAAGGAGGTTGGTGAGTGGAGGAGAACGGTGTTGGATGCGCTCATGTACAACAGATTCAACATTtatgaggaagaagatgaagccaatttcttcatcaggCACTATGGAGGAAATATGAGGTATTTGGAAGCTTGGCTTCTTGACTGGGAACTGGTGCCTTTCCCCATTGCAGATGAGGACTTTATGGGGAAGTTCACCGACAAAATGAATTTCAGCATCCATGaggacaagttgatcaagagAATGGAACACACCTATTTGTTACCaattttcaacaccacattggaagaagagttcaaagTCGAAGAGTTTGGCGCCAGGTCgttcaaggccaagttTGCCGATATCTTGAGCAGACGAATGCTGCAGTTTGGTGACTCTATTACTGCTCTTCAGCTCAAGCTCCCTGAAATCAGACTCAAGGAAACTGTCAGACAAGTAAAATACGATGAACAGGAAGAAACTATTGCTACAAACTACCACAAGTTGAGAAGGTTGAATGAAGATGCCAATTTCGTCGAGAAGAAACACATGAGAGTGGACACAGACTTGAGCAAGCTAAAGCTTGAAAAAGACGAAGTCCAAAACAAACTTAACACATTGAAGGCAATGAAGGAGATCAACGGCGAGGAACTTGAcaagaagcttgaagagcaacagaagattttggaagaacttGTCAACGAAGACAAGATCCTCACCGAAGAACTCACGAAACTTACGGCTGAAAACGAGGCCATCCGGGTGCAATACCAAGACAGCTCGAACGAAGCATTGCAACTTTCAGTCCAGATTCAAGGGCTCAAAgccaagaaagaaaagataGAACTCAAAAGCAACGGCCCCGGAATCAAGATTCTTCCATCGTTACTTAAGaaagatgatttgatcaaccaTGAGCAGACTCTCAAGAGGCTTTCCAGTGAGAACCGTTTCTTGAACGAGTATTTTGGGCAAAAGCTCGAGAAACTCATAAACGAGAGGAAAACTCTAATAGACAATTCATCGAGTTCTAGTCGAGGCAACAATCGTGTTAGTCGAGCCTCTACACCTTATTAGACTACAGCAATAATTTACGATTTCCACTGTACAACTTTTTATTCCGCGCGTCCCACAAAGTCTTTTCACCTGACTCCACTGACATGAATTACTTCCACCCAGATGCCGCTAAggacttcttgaaggcAAAGGTGTATGGACAACCGTACATGCCTCGCGATACAAGTGAATTGCTCTTTCTCCTTCGCATTCAAGCCAGGCTGTGgcttttgtttgtggtttctCAGTTCAAGCTCAAGTACAGTTCTGACCCAGTGTGGGGACCTACATTTCTACTCCGTGATTCTGTGTTTATTTACGTGGTATACTTGTATTTGTGTAAAGCACAAAGGCACGTTTGTGGATATGGTATCATAGGAACACTCGGCGCTATTAAAACACAGATTCTTAGAACTACCTTCCTGATTGTGTTAATTTTACCAGGTGTGAAGTCTAAGGTTGATAAAGAATTGCAGAAGACGGTTGCAAAAATCGAGGAAATGGTGATATTGAATGATCAAGAGCTTCTACAGCTTCCCCAATTGCCTCAGAATGGCTTGCCAGATGCCCGAGTGCTTGTGGAATTAGATAAATTACAGACTTTGAAACACTCAGACTGGTCAAATGGTAGAGTCAGCGGTGCCGTGTACCACGGTGGAAGCGAGTTGATGAGTTTACAGTCAGATGCCTACCGAAAGTATTCTATTGCCAACCAATTACACCCAGATGTGTTTCCTGGAGTTCGGAAGATGGAAGCAGAGGTGGTTGCAATggtattgaagatgttcAATGGCCCCGAAACATCGTGTGGGTCCACCACTTCGGGAGGAACCGagtcgttgttgttggcagGTTTAGCCGCCAGAGAGTTTGGAAAGCGTGCAAAGGGAATCACTTCTCCTGAAGTAATTGCCCCGATGACCATTCATGCCGGTATTGAGAAGGCATGCTACTACTTCGGCATGAAGTTACACAAGGTCGACTTGGATCCTGTGACCTACCAGGTGAATTTGAAGAGCGTCAAAAGACACATTAACTCCAACAcggtgttgttggtgggaTCAGCCCCTAATTACCCTCATGGAATTATTGATGACATCGAAGGGCTATCAAAGCTCGCATTGAAGTACAACATCCCCTTACACGTGGATGCGTGTTTGGGTTCTTTCATTGTCCTGTTCTTGGAGAAGGCTCGTGTTCATGAAAAGGTTCCGTTGTTTGACTTCAGGGTGCCGGGAGTAACATCCATTTCTTGTGATACCCACAAGTACGGTTTTGCACCCAAGGGATCTTCCATTATCATGTACCGTACCAACGAATTACGAAAGTGCCAGTACTATGTCTCGTCTGAATGGACAGGAGGGATGTATGGATCACCCACTTTGGCCGGATCCAGGCCTGGTGCATTGGTTGTGGGATGCTGGGCCACTTTGGCGTCTATTGGTGAAGACGGATACACCCAATTTTGCAAAGACATCGTGGGAGCCATGCTTAGAGTTAAAAGAGCTGTCAAAGATAACCAAACTCTCAAGGagaatttggtggtgatagGAAATCCACTTGCTTCAGTTGTAGCATTCAAGGCTAGAAACAAGAATTTCAGTATCTACAAGCTCGGTGACATGTTGACGTCCAAAGGATGGCATTTTGCAACTTTACAACACCCAGCCGCCTTGCACTTTGCCATGACAAGGCTTACCATCCCCATTATTGACgaattgatcaatgatTTAACCGAATGTACCAAGCTCACGGCGGAAGACGAAAGTTCAGCTGAGTCAGACACTGCTGCATTGTACGGTGTAGCAGGAAGTGTACAGACAGTTGGGGTTGCTGATAAAATCATTGAAGCGTTTTTAGATGCCATGTACAAGCTTTAACAGTCTCTATTACAAATGAATATATACACTAGTCGGTACCAACCTTTTCGGCCCAAATCTGCTCTGCCTCCACAATagtattgttgttggcatTCATCTTGTTCATGGTTTCGATGTACTCATCATACTCGTCACTGTCAAACACAATACCTCCACCAGCCTGTAAGTATGCCACCCCGTTCTTATAGACCATTGTTCTTAACGCAATACAAGTGTCCATGTTTTTCCCATCATAACTCCACTGGCCCACCGCTCCAGCATACACCCCTctcttttccttttctaATTCTCCAATCAATTCCATAGCCCTCACCTTTGGAGCTCCACTGACGGTACCAGCAGGGAAAATGGACCTGAACGCATCGAATCTGGTTTTATCTTCTCTTAACGTCCCGCTAACCTCGGAAACCAAGTGCATTACATGAGAGAATCTTTCAATGGTCAAAAGCCTATCAACACTGTTCAGTTCAGGAGTACACACTCTGTTGACATCGTTTCTGGCTAAGTCTACCAACATGATGTGTTCTGCTCTGTCCTTCAAGCTGGCTCTCAAAATACTGGCGTTCTCctcatcctcttctttggtttttcCTCTGTGAATAGTACCAGCAATTGGATGGGTAATAATCTTGCCGTTTTCATCTGATTTGACCAACAACTCGGGAGATGCTCCAATAATCTGAAAGTCGATCAAGTCTATGTAGAACAAGTATGGCGAAGGGTTGACGGTACGCAAATGACGGTATATGTTGAATGGGTGCAAAGATGTCGGTCTGGCAACTCTCTGAGAGGGAACTGCCTGGAAAATGTCACCCTTTAAgattctttctttcaaatgAGTC is a genomic window containing:
- the DPL1 gene encoding Dihydrosphingosine phosphate lyase (COG:E; EggNog:ENOG503NXZ8) — its product is MNLMDMLSSDGPDPMYQDDQAMDTLLDEPVSDSAPPGPGVHQPPNGVYYFPTILTNVQKDIIEICLKLFEPELLADMFRKSQKTKIHSLLGSDGDSEAEEGVDDGSENGVRSMSFDEKLEFIFDQIQTATKHPSLLVEHFLPKKLLLREISERFVNMSGNYLLFNRLVDSLLARFFSSVKLSQMAVYNVLVVAESVKELELIEGLVIGKELYYNNVSTMKLYDDNRGYPPHFNREKPATVSPDGEYSRKKARKSSTRGGMHKPILCLHLITTSQLYNNYTAILDPELSFKLIFSFDTNLDSKCPSIEMIRNQNENVYETSPVQIPLVIPVPVYSLTHIQTVIPKPDVNAFNLKEVGEWRRTVLDALMYNRFNIYEEEDEANFFIRHYGGNMRYLEAWLLDWESVPFPIADEDFMGKFTDKMNFSIHEDKLIKRMEHTYLLPIFNTTLEEEFKVEEFGARSFKAKFADILSRRMSQFGDSITALQLKLPEIRLKETVRQVKYDEQEETIATNYHKLRRLNEDANFVEKKHMRVDTDLSKLKLEKDEVQNKLNTLKAMKEINGEELDKKLEEQQKILEELVNEDKILTEELTKLTAENEAIRVQYQDSSNEALQLSVQIQGLKAKKEKIELKSNGPGIKILPSLLKKDDLINHEQTLKRLSSENRFLNEYFGQKLEKLINERKTLIDNSSNAAKDFLKAKVYGQPYMPRDTSELLFLLRIQARSWLLFVVSQFKLKYSSDPVWGPTFLLRDSVFIYVVYLYLCKAQRHVCGYGIIGTLGAIKTQILRTTFSIVLILPGVKSKVDKELQKTVAKIEEMVILNDQELLQLPQLPQNGLPDARVLVELDKLQTLKHSDWSNGRVSGAVYHGGSELMSLQSDAYRKYSIANQLHPDVFPGVRKMEAEVVAMVLKMFNGPETSCGSTTSGGTESLLLAGLAAREFGKRAKGITSPEVIAPMTIHAGIEKACYYFGMKLHKVDLDPVTYQVNLKSVKRHINSNTVLLVGSAPNYPHGIIDDIEGLSKLALKYNIPLHVDACLGSFIVSFLEKARVHEKVPLFDFRVPGVTSISCDTHKYGFAPKGSSIIMYRTNELRKCQYYVSSEWTGGMYGSPTLAGSRPGALVVGCWATLASIGEDGYTQFCKDIVGAMLRVKRAVKDNQTLKENLVVIGNPLASVVAFKARNKNFSIYKLGDMLTSKGWHFATLQHPAALHFAMTRLTIPIIDELINDLTECTKLTAEDESSAESDTAALYGVAGSVQTVGVADKIIEAFLDAMYKL
- the TRP2 gene encoding anthranilate synthase component 1 (COG:E; BUSCO:EOG09262L1P; EggNog:ENOG503NVS2); this encodes MFSDIQPSTATLKSIVEAQVPDGKRKLYPLYKYVSVDDLTVHVTYLKLASLNNPNRSPSFLLESSAHGDKVDRYSFIGINPKKVIRTGDDETIDPQFRNVDPITVLEAELNKYHQVSLPGLPKLSGGAIGYISYDCIKYFEPKTRRDLKDVLQVPEAVLMLSDTIVVFDHVFQRFQIIHNVEIDSVDQVDAKIEEAKNELDAIEKLIKADLPADQYNPHQPPIKQGQHFTSNIGKEGYEGHVTHLKERILKGDIFQAVPSQRVARPTSLHPFNIYRHLRTVNPSPYLFYIDLIDFQIIGASPELLVKSDENGKIITHPIAGTIHRGKTKEEDEENASILRASLKDRAEHIMLVDLARNDVNRVCTPESNSVDRLLTIERFSHVMHLVSEVSGTLREDKTRFDAFRSIFPAGTVSGAPKVRAMELIGELEKEKRGVYAGAVGQWSYDGKNMDTCIALRTMVYKNGVAYLQAGGGIVFDSDEYDEYIETMNKMNANNNTIVEAEQIWAEKVGTD